Proteins encoded within one genomic window of Cellulomonas xiejunii:
- a CDS encoding GNAT family N-acetyltransferase — translation MRVELRPWSLADGPSLQSAVAASPDLVTQLGGADLRDLEDCTRFIEAHLQALGPVRYDVAITVDGSAVGNVGLSSIDRAHQTAWTYYWVAATHRAQGLGSHALATVSRWALEELGVFRLELGHRVNNPASCRVATRAGFIAEGLERSKLRYGDERFDVETHARLATDPVPPLALLPMRGLPSVELRETTP, via the coding sequence GTGCGTGTCGAACTGAGACCCTGGTCGCTCGCAGACGGCCCTTCGTTGCAGTCCGCGGTGGCGGCAAGCCCGGATCTGGTCACGCAGCTGGGCGGGGCCGATCTCCGCGATCTGGAGGACTGCACCCGGTTCATCGAGGCTCATCTGCAGGCCCTCGGCCCCGTCCGGTACGACGTCGCGATCACCGTTGACGGCTCCGCGGTGGGCAACGTGGGGTTGAGCAGTATCGACAGGGCGCATCAGACGGCGTGGACCTACTACTGGGTCGCTGCCACCCATCGGGCGCAAGGGCTCGGCTCGCATGCTCTGGCGACCGTCTCCAGGTGGGCCCTCGAGGAGCTCGGCGTCTTCCGGCTGGAGCTGGGGCACCGTGTCAACAACCCTGCCTCGTGCCGGGTGGCGACTCGTGCAGGGTTCATCGCCGAAGGTCTCGAGCGGTCCAAGCTGCGCTACGGGGACGAGCGGTTCGACGTGGAGACCCACGCGCGACTGGCGACGGACCCGGTTCCACCGTTGGCACTTCTGCCGATGAGGGGACTGCCGTCGGTCGAGCTGCGTGAGACCACGCCATGA